One Nicotiana sylvestris chromosome 12, ASM39365v2, whole genome shotgun sequence genomic window carries:
- the LOC138883843 gene encoding uncharacterized protein: MTVIQYEMRFYKLARHAVLSIPTDRKRTRRFVDGLTFQLRLLIPRERVFGATFKEVVDIAREIGSVRRQERVEREANRPCGSGSFGGVPSGGKFHHDRGCPYRHAQTTQPVHRGELLSHSSHINRSCQYSFSALPAQSSHHASSAQVFAVCHRDASVLFDTGSTYSYMSSYFAHYLYMPRKSLISSVHVSIPVGDTIVVDRVYGSCVVTAGGLETRVDLLLLSMVDFNVILGMDWLSPCHDVLYCHAKTVILAMSRLPQIEWRGSLDYVPSRAITYLMAQRMVGKGCLSYLASVRDVSAETPTIDSVPVVQDFPDVFPADLPGMPPDRDIDFGIDLVMDTHPISIPPYCMAPTKVKEHLQELLEKGYIRLIVSPWGAPVLFVKKKDDSMRMCIDYMQLNKVTIKKTYPLPHINYLFDQLQGARGFSSIASPLTKLTQKGAPFRGSDECEASFQKLKTVLTTTPVLVLPSASSSYMVYCDDSQIRSLRLS, translated from the exons ATGACTGTgatacagtatgagatgaggttttatAAGTTAGCCCGTCATGCAGTTTTGTCAATTCCCACTGATAGGAAGAGGaccaggaggttcgttgatggcctcacatttcAGCTGCGGCTGCTTATACCTAGAGAGAGGGTGTTTGGTGCTACTTttaaggaggttgttgacattgctcgagaGATAGGGTCTGTCCGCCGCCAAGAGCGGGTTGAGAGGGAGGCTAATAGGCCTTGTGGATCAGGTAGTTTTGGTGGCGTTCCTTCTGGAGGAAAATTCCACCATGACAGGGGttgtccctataggcatgctcagACGACTCAACCAGTTCATCGTGGTGAGTTACTCAGCCACAGTTCTCACATTAATCGCTCATGCCAGTATTCATTCAGTGCACTACCAGCACAAAGTTCTCACCATGCCTCGTCTGCTCAGGTTTTTGCGG tttgccacagggatgcctctgtattatttgatactggttccacttattcatatatgtcatcgtattttgctcattatttgtaTATGCCTCGTAAGTCTCTcatttcatctgttcatgtatctataccagtaggcgatactattgttgtggatcgTGTCTAtggatcgtgtgtggtgactgcTGGcggattggagactagagttgatctattgttgcttagcatggttgatttcaatgtgatcttgggtatggactggttgtctccatgtcatgatGTTCTAtattgtcacgctaagactgtGATACTAGCGATGTCGAggttgccacagattgagtggagaggttctctagaCTACGTTCCCAGTAGGGCAATTACATACTTAATGGCCCAGcgaatggttgggaagggttgcctatCTTATTTGGCCtctgtgagggatgttagtgctgagactcctactattgattctgttccggtGGTGCAagattttccagatgtgtttcctgcagacctaccgggcatgccacccgacagagatattgactttggtattgacttggtgatGGACACTcatcctatttctattcctccatactgTATGGCACCGACTAAGGTGAAGGAGCATCTTCAGGAGCTCCTTGAGAAGGGGTATATTAGACTTATTGTGTCACcatggggtgcaccggttctgtttgtgaagaaaaaagatgactctatgaggatgtgcattgattatatgcagttgaacaaagtcacaatcaagaaaaCGTATCCTTTGCCACATATTAAttatctatttgaccagcttcagggagcgagg ggtttctcatctattgcatcacccttgaccaaattgacccaaaagggtgctcctttcagggggtcggatgagtgtgaggcgagctttcagaagcttaagactgtcttgaccacaactccagttctagttcTACCATCAGCTTCTAGTTCTTATATGGTGTATTGTGATGATTCTCAGATCAGAAGCTTAAGACtgtcttga
- the LOC138883842 gene encoding protein yippee-like At5g53940, protein MGRLFLVDLEGRTVNCRVCKTQLALTSNLMLKNFICHKEKAYLFSNVVNITFGPNEEKMILSEMHTIADIFCCCCGQIVGLKFVAAPYGDNHKYKEGNFVLEKGQIFFVHA, encoded by the coding sequence ATGGGGAGGTTATTTTTGGTAGATCTTGAAGGCAGAACTGTTAACTGCAGAGTCTGCAAAACCCAACTTGCCCTTACTAGTAACCTTATGTTAAAGAATTTTATTTGCCACAAGGAAAAAGCATACTTATTCAGCAATGTGGTAAATATAACTTTTGGACCTAATGAGGAGAAAATGATACTTTCTGAAATGCACACAATTGCAGATATATTTTGTTGTTGCTGTGGGCAGATTGTTGGCTTGAAATTTGTGGCAGCCCCATATGGCGATAATCACAAGTATAAAGAAGGGAATTTTGTCCTTGAAAAAGGGCAAATTTTCTTTGTCCATGCATAA